Proteins from a single region of Thalassophryne amazonica chromosome 22, fThaAma1.1, whole genome shotgun sequence:
- the LOC117503883 gene encoding synaptotagmin-10-like encodes MNVTSVDFSMDAVPLRQSSTASIGRIKPELYKQKSVDMADEAGQLVETCGKLSFSLCYNYEDHALVVRILKALDLPAKDFTGTSDPYVKIYLLPERKKKFQTRVQRKNLNPMFDETFCFPVAYDELCNRKLHFSVYDFDRFTSHDMIGEVVVDNLFELSDLSREVVVWKDINTATTESVDLGEIMYSLCYLPTAGRMTLTVIKCRNLKAMDITGSSDPYVKVYLICDGRRLKKRKTTTKKSTLNPVYNEAIIFDIPPENVEQVSLSVIVMDYDRVGHNEVIGICRAGLDAEGLGRDHWNEMLAYPRKPITHWHALGEWPGRAASFESQGSCPSPKLPQTP; translated from the exons ATGAATGTCACCAGCGTTGACTTCAGCATGGATGCAGTACCTCTTCGCCAGTCTTCTACAGCAAGCATTGGAAGAATAAAACCTGAACTCTACAAGCAGAAGTCTGTGGACATGGCAGATGAGGCTGGCCAGCTCGTAGAGACTTGTGGAAAGCTCAGCTTCTCTCTGTGTTACAACTATGAGGATCACGCCTTGGTGGTGAGAATCCTCAAGGCCTTGGACCTTCCTGCCAAAGACTTCACGGGCACATCTGACCCATACGTGAAGATCTACCTGCTACCAGAGAGGAAGAAGAAGTTCCAGACACGAGTGCAGCGCAAGAATTTGAACCCTATGTTTGATGAGACCTTCTGTTTCCCTGTAGCCTACGATGAGCTCTGCAACCGCAAACTGCACTTCAGTGTCTACGACTTTGACCGCTTCACCAGTCATGATATGATTGGCGAGGTGGTGGTGGATAACCTCTTTGAGCTATCTGACCTTTCCAGAGAAGTGGTGGTGTGGAAGGACATTAACACAGCAACTACG GAGAGCGTTGACTTGGGAGAAATCATGTACTCCTTGTGCTACTTGCCCACAGCGGGTAGAATGACATTAACCGTCATCAAATGCAGAAATCTGAAAGCCATGGACATCACAGGCTCCTCAG ACCCATATGTGAAGGTGTACTTGATATGTGATGGACGGAGATTAAAGAAGcgaaaaaccaccaccaaaaaaagcaCTCTTAATCCAGTTTATAACGAGGCCATCATCTTTGACATCCCACCGGAGAACGTGGAGCAAGTCAGTCTCTCTGTTATCGTGATGGATTATGATCG GGTTGGACACAATGAGGTGATCGGCATATGTCGGGCCGGACTAGATGCTGAAGGTCTTGGTCGAGATCACTGGAATGAAATGTTGGCTTACCCACGGAAGCCCATCACACACTGGCATGCTCTAGGAGAG TGGCCTGGACGTGCAGCAAGTTTTGAGAGTCAAGGTTCATGCCCTTCACCCAAACTTCCACAGACACCCTGA